Within the Candidatus Binataceae bacterium genome, the region CGAGATTATCCGCGGGCTGGCGACATCGCCCGAGACCTACGAGGCGACGCGGACGCTGGCCGAACGGCTGGGCAAGAGCACGATGACCGCGGAGGATTTTCCCGGCTTCATCGTCAATCGAATTCTGCTGCCGATGATCAACGAGGCGATCTATACGCTGTATGAAGGCGTTGGCGGCGTGACCGATATCGATACCGCGATGAAGCTCGGCACGAACCAGCCGATGGGGCCGCTCGAACTGGCGGACCTCATCGGGCTGGACACCTGCTTGGCGATCATGGAGGTGATGCATCGGGTGTTCGGCGACGACAAATATCGTCCGTGCCCGCTGCTGAAGAAATATGTCGACGCCGGATATCTTGGACGTAAAGCGACGCGCGGATTTTATACGTACGACGCGCAGGGTAATCCAGTACCGCCGGTGGCGCCCGCGCGCTAGCCGCTGCTACGAGTTGCTTCGGATTAGGAGGGAAACGCAATGGCAGTCAAAGCTTTCATTCTAATCGACACTTCGGCGGGGAAGGCCCGCGAAGTGGCTCATCGGTTGCGCGAGGTGGCGGGCGTGTCGGCCGCACACGCCGTGACCGGACCGCATGACATAATCGCGATTGCGGAGGCGGCCGACGTCTCGGCGCTGGGCGAGCTGATCGTGCATAAGATCCAGAGTGTGGTGGGAGTGAATCGGAGCCTGACATCGATCGTGGCGGATTAGGCGCGCCGCTCGGGCGCAACATAGTGAATTTGCACTGCTGTCGCGGTCAAACACCGCGGCGGGAGCGGATAAGGAAGACGGTAGTCGAATGGCGGAGTTGCCAGTACTTAAACGTCTGCGCAAAGAGCAGGAGACGCTCAAGCGCGAGCTGACTGTGGATTTGCCGAAAGAGCTCGAACGCGCGCGCGCGCATGGCGATCTGTCTGAAAACGCAGAATGGGCGATGGCCAAGCAGCGCCAGGAATTTTTGCGCGCGCGGCTCAACAACCTCGAGGCGCGGATCGCCGAGCTCTCGATGATCAATCTCGACTCGATCCCGCGCCAGACCGTGGGCCTGGGCAGCAAGGTCGAACTCGAAGACCTCGATGGCGGCACACGGAACGAATACGAGATCGTCGTGCCGGAGGAAGTTGACGGCGCACAGAATCGGATCTCGTTATCCTCGCCGCTGGGCAAGGCGCTGATCGGCAAGGGTCCCGACGACGATATCGAAGTCCAGACGCCCCGAGGTAAACGCTCATACCTGGTGGTCAAGCTCGTGACGATCCACGAGCTGCTCGCCGCCGAGAATGGCGCCGGCTCACGCTAGAGCGGCGCGAAATGGAGAAGCGTCCGCTAGCGCCAGCCGGCGCGTTGATACTCGGGCTGCTGATCGGGGCCGGGTTCGCCGTCGGCGGTTACTTCATCGGGCAGGATTTTTATGCGGCGCGGATGGGCGAGCGCTATGTAACAGTCAAAGGGCTGGCGGAGCGCGAGGTCAAGTCCGACCTCGGGACCTGGACGATAAGCTACACTGCGACTGCCGCGGAAGTCGCCGAGGCTAACGCCGCGATCGAGCAGGATCAGACGGTCGTGACGGCGTTCGCGACCGCACACGGTTTCGCTGCTGCGGAGATCGAAGTGCAGCCCACCACGGTCACCGATACTTTCGCGAGCCAATTCCAGGGCCGCCCTTTGAATCCGGCGCAACGCTATCTGATCAAGGGCGGAATCAAGCTGCGCTCAAGTAAGGTTGACCAGATTCTGACGGCGAGTCAGGACAGCGGCGAGCTGGTCAAGCAGGGGGTGGTGCTCGGTGAGAATTATCCTCAAGCGCCGCAGTATTTCTTCACCAAATTGAACGATATTCGGCCCGCGATGCTGGCCGACGCTACGCGCAGCGCGCGCGCCGTCGCGGAGCAGTTCGCAGCCGATTCCAACAGCCGACTCGGCCTGCTGCGGCGCGCCGGCCAGGGGGTCTTCGAGATCAGCGGCCGCGATGCCAGCGGTGACAGCGTCGCCGGCGACGAGCAGGGGTCGCTCGAGAAGAAGGTCCGAATCGTCTCGACGATCGATTATTATCTCATCGCGCGGTAGGAAGCGCGCGGACTATCAAGCGCTTTGGCAGGCGCCTTTGGAGCAATACTACAGTGGCTCGGCGATCGCAGCGTTGAGAAAGCGGCTGAAGAGCGCGCCGCTGGAATCGAGCGCGACGTCGTAGATCGACGCGGTGCGGCCGGGGACAAAAACCTGATGGCCCTCGTCGAGCAAGGCCTGGAGGACGCAGAGTCCCAGGGC harbors:
- a CDS encoding Lrp/AsnC ligand binding domain-containing protein: MAVKAFILIDTSAGKAREVAHRLREVAGVSAAHAVTGPHDIIAIAEAADVSALGELIVHKIQSVVGVNRSLTSIVAD
- a CDS encoding GreA/GreB family elongation factor; protein product: MAELPVLKRLRKEQETLKRELTVDLPKELERARAHGDLSENAEWAMAKQRQEFLRARLNNLEARIAELSMINLDSIPRQTVGLGSKVELEDLDGGTRNEYEIVVPEEVDGAQNRISLSSPLGKALIGKGPDDDIEVQTPRGKRSYLVVKLVTIHELLAAENGAGSR
- a CDS encoding SIMPL domain-containing protein (The SIMPL domain is named for its presence in mouse protein SIMPL (signalling molecule that associates with mouse pelle-like kinase). Bacterial member BP26, from Brucella, was shown to assemble into a channel-like structure, while YggE from E. coli has been associated with resistance to oxidative stress.) — its product is MEKRPLAPAGALILGLLIGAGFAVGGYFIGQDFYAARMGERYVTVKGLAEREVKSDLGTWTISYTATAAEVAEANAAIEQDQTVVTAFATAHGFAAAEIEVQPTTVTDTFASQFQGRPLNPAQRYLIKGGIKLRSSKVDQILTASQDSGELVKQGVVLGENYPQAPQYFFTKLNDIRPAMLADATRSARAVAEQFAADSNSRLGLLRRAGQGVFEISGRDASGDSVAGDEQGSLEKKVRIVSTIDYYLIAR